The Pseudomonas kermanshahensis genome includes a window with the following:
- a CDS encoding DUF1329 domain-containing protein, with translation MNKTRSLLQAGVLGLSLLATSVMAAVSADEAAKLGSTLTPMGAEKAGNADGSISAWQPLSKSAGSVDAKGFLSDPYGSEKPLFTITAQNVDQYKDKLSPGQVAMFKRYPDTFKIPVFKTHRGSTVPADVFAAIKKNATQTTLVEGGNGLNNFDTAVPFPIPKSGLEVIWNHITRYRGGSVSRLVTQATPQQNGSFNPVYFSDQFVFRDKMKDYDASNPGNILFYFKQEVTAPARLAGTVLLVHETLDQVKEPRKAWIYNAGQRRVRQAPQVSYDGPGTAADGLRTSDNLDMFNGAPDRYDWKLEGKKELYIASNAFKLDDPKLKYTDIIKAGHINQDLSRYELRRVWHVVATLKPGQRHIYAKRDFYIDEDTWQAAVIDQYDGRGQLWRVSEAHSQPYYNKEVPWYTLETIYDLQSGRYLALGMKNEEKRAYDFGFSASKADFQPAALRQAGVR, from the coding sequence ATGAACAAGACCAGAAGTCTGCTGCAAGCCGGTGTGCTGGGCCTGTCCCTGCTGGCGACCAGTGTCATGGCAGCGGTGTCTGCCGATGAGGCGGCCAAGCTGGGCAGCACCCTGACCCCGATGGGTGCCGAAAAGGCCGGTAACGCCGATGGCTCGATCAGTGCTTGGCAACCGCTGTCGAAATCAGCGGGCAGCGTCGATGCCAAGGGGTTCCTTTCCGACCCGTATGGCAGTGAAAAGCCGCTGTTCACCATCACCGCGCAGAATGTCGACCAGTACAAGGACAAACTCTCGCCGGGCCAGGTGGCAATGTTCAAGCGCTACCCGGACACCTTCAAGATCCCGGTGTTCAAGACCCACCGCGGCTCCACTGTACCTGCTGACGTGTTCGCCGCCATCAAGAAAAACGCCACCCAGACCACACTGGTGGAAGGCGGCAACGGCTTGAACAACTTCGATACGGCGGTGCCGTTCCCGATCCCGAAAAGCGGCCTGGAAGTGATCTGGAACCACATCACACGCTACCGAGGGGGCAGTGTCAGCCGCCTGGTTACTCAGGCTACGCCACAGCAGAACGGCTCTTTCAACCCGGTGTACTTCTCCGACCAGTTCGTCTTCCGCGACAAGATGAAGGATTACGACGCAAGCAACCCGGGTAATATCCTGTTCTACTTCAAGCAGGAAGTGACCGCGCCCGCTCGCCTGGCCGGGACCGTGCTGCTGGTGCACGAAACCCTCGACCAGGTGAAGGAGCCGCGCAAGGCGTGGATCTACAACGCCGGCCAGCGTCGTGTACGGCAGGCTCCGCAAGTGTCGTACGACGGCCCCGGTACCGCTGCCGACGGCCTGCGTACCTCGGACAACCTGGACATGTTCAACGGTGCGCCAGACCGTTACGACTGGAAGCTGGAAGGCAAGAAGGAACTGTACATCGCCTCCAACGCCTTCAAGCTGGATGACCCCAAGCTGAAGTACACCGACATCATCAAGGCCGGGCACATCAACCAAGACTTGTCGCGCTACGAGCTGCGCCGCGTCTGGCACGTGGTCGCAACCCTCAAGCCGGGCCAGCGGCACATCTACGCCAAGCGTGACTTCTACATCGATGAAGACACCTGGCAGGCCGCAGTGATCGACCAGTACGACGGCCGTGGCCAGCTGTGGCGCGTTTCCGAAGCCCATTCCCAGCCGTACTACAACAAAGAGGTGCCTTGGTACACCCTGGAAACCATCTACGACCTGCAGTCGGGTCGTTATTTGGCGCTGGGCATGAAGAACGAAGAGAAGCGTGCCTACGACTTCGGCTTCAGTGCCAGCAAGGCTGATTTCCAGCCCGCGGCCCTGCGCCAGGCAGGTGTACGTTAA